A genomic window from Syngnathus typhle isolate RoL2023-S1 ecotype Sweden linkage group LG18, RoL_Styp_1.0, whole genome shotgun sequence includes:
- the g6pc1a.1 gene encoding glucose-6-phosphatase a, catalytic subunit, tandem duplicate 1, translated as MDLLHSWGVELVLHLQTKYGGYKGLFSFASTVADLHTTFFFFFPIWFHLRRDMAIRLIWVAVIGDWINLVLKWVLFGERPYWWVHETDFYGAKGAPLLQQFPITCETGPGSPSGHAMGAAGVWYVMVTAILNIAAKKRCLPSLYKFLRLVLWVVMGLVVLVVCMSRVYMAAHFPHQVLAGLVTGIMVAEVMSKVKWIYSARFRTYAVTTLFLTFFAVGFYLLLKALGVDLLWTIEKAQRWCTRAEWVHMDSTPFASLLRNMGSLLGLGLGLHWLPPLGTSGAFKTGCVVVSLGLLGVLDSWTFSSENLVAFYCLSFGKSAVALLIPTALGPRALRWIITKGASSKNL; from the exons ATGGATCTGCTACACAGCTGGGGGGTCGAGCTGGTACTGCACCTGCAGACCAAATACGGCGGTTACAAAGGCCTTTTTAGTTTTGCTTCCACTGTGGCTGACCTGCACACgaccttcttctttttcttccctaTCTGGTTCCATCTGCGGCGGGACATGGCCATCCGGCTCATCTGGGTGGCTGTCATCGGTGATTGGATCAACCTGGTCCTTAAATG GGTTCTTTTTGGAGAGAGACCATATTGGTGGGTTCATGAGACCGACTTCTATGGGGCAAAAGGGGCCCCTTTGCTGCAACAGTTCCCGATTACATGTGAAACTGGACCAG GAAGTCCTTCTGGTCACGCAATGGGTGCCGCGGGGGTCTGGTATGTCATGGTGACGGCCATACTCAACATTGCGGCAAAGAAACGATGTCTACCGTCTCTGTACAA ATTCCTGCGTTTGGTTCTATGGGTTGTCATGGGTCTGGTGGTGCTGGTAGTTTGCATGTCCAGGGTCTACATGGCAGCCCACTTCCCGCACCAAGTCCTCGCCGGGCTGGTCACAG GCATTATGGTGGCCGAGGTCATGTCAAAGGTGAAATGGATCTACAGTGCCAGGTTCAGGACGTACGCCGTCACCACCCTCTTCTTGACCTTCTTTGCCGTGGGCTTCTACCTGCTGCTTAAAGCTCTTGGTGTGGACCTTCTGTGGACCATAGAGAAGGCCCAAAGGTGGTGCACCAGGGCTGAATGGGTGCACATGGACAGCACGCCGTTCGCCAGCCTCCTACGAAACATGGGCAGCCTTTTGGGTCTTGGACTGGGCCTGCACTGGCTGCCTCCGCTCGGCACCTCGGGTGCTTTCAAGACGGGGTGCGTTGTCGTCTCTCTAGGGCTGCTTGGGGTTTTGGACTCATGGACATTTTCCTCTGAGAACCTTGTGGCTTTCTACTGCTTGTCCTTCGGTAAGAGCGCGGTTGCACTTTTAATACCGACCGCGTTGGGCCCTCGGGCGCTCCGCTGGATCATCACAAAAGGTGCAAGCAGTAAAAACTTGTGA
- the g6pc1a.2 gene encoding glucose-6-phosphatase catalytic subunit 1 has translation MLHAIMDAMQGFGVSSTRYLQTNYQDAQGLFLWVSWAADLRNTFFIFFPLWFHLRPSVGIKLIWVAVIGDWLNLVFKWILFGERPYWWVHETPYYTNSLRPEIQQYPMTCETGPGSPSGHAMGAADVYYTLVTSILAITARKKKHGGRKSSNNSYLKVILWTIFWGVQVCVCLSRVFIAAHFPHQVIAGVISGMIVAEAFNRTQWIYSASMKKYFYTTLFLTSFAVGFYLLLRLVGVDLLWTLEKAQKWCSRPEWVHLDSTPFASLLRNMGTLFGLGLGLHSPLYTETKRSSSSSVSRAGCIVGSLLLLHLFDSFKPPTHTAALFYLLSFCKSATVPVATVSIIPYLVNSALGLHSKKAA, from the exons ATGCTTCACGCCATCATGGACGCTATGCAGGGCTTTGGGGTGAGCAGCACCCGCTACCTGCAGACCAACTACCAAGATGCTCAAGGCTTGTTCCTTTGGGTGTCATGGGCAGCAGACCTCAGGAACactttcttcatcttcttcccACTCTGGTTCCACTTGCGGCCTTCGGTGGGCATCAAGCTCATCTGGGTGGCTGTCATCGGGGACTGGCTCAACTTGGTGTTCAAATG GATTCTGTTTGGGGAGAGGCCCTACTGGTGGGTCCACGAGACACCGTATTACACCAACAGCCTTCGCCCTGAGATTCAGCAGTACCCTATGACCTGTGAGACCGGACCAG GAAGCCCCTCGGGTCATGCTATGGGAGCGGCAGACGTCTACTACACATTGGTGACGTCCATCCTCGCCATCACGGCTCGTAAGAAGAAACACGGTGGCAGGAAGTCCTCCAACAATAG CTACCTGAAGGTCATCCTTTGGACCATCTTCTGGGGAGTCCAAGTGTGCGTCTGTCTGTCTAGGGTCTTCATCGCCGCCCACTTCCCCCACCAGGTCATTGCTGGAGTCATCTCAG GTATGATTGTGGCGGAGGCCTTCAACAGAACACAGTGGATCTACAGCGCCAGCATGAAGAAATACTTCTACACAACACTTTTCCTGACCTCCTTCGCCGTTGGCTTCTACCTACTTCTCAGACTTGTGGGCGTAGACCTCTTGTGGACGCTGGAGAAGGCCCAGAAATGGTGCTCCAGACCCGAGTGGGTCCACCTAGACAGCACCCCGTTCGCCAGCCTCTTGCGCAACATGGGCACGCTCTTCGGCCTGGGCTTGGGCCTGCACTCGCCGCTGTACACCGAAACCAAGCGCAGTAGCAGCAGTTCCGTGTCCAGGGCCGGTTGTATTGTCGGCTCCCTGCTACTGCTGCACCTCTTTGACTCCTTCAAGCCCCCCACGCACACTGCCGCCCTCTTCTACCTGCTCTCCTTCTGCAAAAGCGCCACCGTGCCCGTGGCGACTGTCAGCATCATTCCCTACCTAGTCAACAGCGCACTGGGCCTGCACAGCAAAAAGGCCGCGTGA